Proteins from a genomic interval of Oceanidesulfovibrio indonesiensis:
- a CDS encoding indole-3-glycerol-phosphate synthase: MLEKFRLAKQPEVEALARLAETGQLPPPFAGARPSFLEALRAPGLTVIAEYKRASPSKGDIELGLEPEDVAKAYAEAGAGAISVLTETEHFKGDIAFLERMTAPGLPLLRKDFLIDPLQVRQTAATPASALLLIARMFEDYLALAAMKEQADAFGLDSVVEVFDEKDLDMAKKIGATIIQVNNRDLDRLTTDLAISEELASRKDSGETWVSASGMDAPEHLAQMKSLGFDAVLVGTSLMRGGDPGRALAMLTSEV; this comes from the coding sequence ATGCTCGAAAAGTTCCGCCTCGCCAAACAACCGGAAGTCGAAGCGCTGGCGCGCCTCGCCGAAACGGGTCAGCTGCCGCCGCCGTTTGCAGGGGCTCGGCCTTCGTTCCTGGAAGCGCTCAGGGCGCCGGGGCTCACCGTCATCGCCGAGTACAAGCGCGCTTCGCCCTCAAAGGGCGACATCGAACTCGGCCTCGAACCGGAAGACGTTGCCAAGGCGTACGCCGAAGCCGGGGCCGGGGCCATCTCCGTGCTGACGGAAACCGAACACTTCAAGGGCGACATCGCTTTCCTGGAGCGCATGACCGCGCCGGGCCTGCCGCTTCTGCGCAAGGATTTCCTCATCGACCCGCTGCAGGTGCGGCAGACCGCGGCCACGCCGGCTTCGGCACTGCTGCTCATCGCGCGCATGTTCGAGGACTACCTCGCTCTCGCCGCCATGAAGGAGCAGGCGGACGCCTTCGGCCTGGACAGCGTGGTGGAAGTCTTTGACGAGAAAGACCTCGACATGGCCAAGAAGATCGGCGCGACCATCATCCAGGTGAACAACCGCGACCTCGACCGCCTGACAACGGACCTCGCAATCTCCGAAGAGCTTGCGTCCCGGAAAGATTCAGGCGAAACGTGGGTCAGCGCCAGCGGCATGGATGCTCCCGAGCACCTCGCGCAGATGAAGTCACTCGGCTTCGACGCCGTGCTCGTGGGGACCTCGCTCATGCGGGGAGGCGATCCCGGACGCGCGCTGGCCATGCTCACCTCGGAGGTCTGA
- the trpD gene encoding anthranilate phosphoribosyltransferase, translating to MAQPFSEILEQLAQRQNLDDDQAAAAFAMLLSGELTPAQSGAMLMGLRAKGETAREVAAAVNAALAEARMVTGLEGIRIDTCGTGGDHSNSFNCSTTVALYLAALGYPVVKHGNRSLTSFSGSADIVEALGLPMHDNPDDVTRTLQEETFTFLFAPHFHPAFKHIMPVRKDMAIRTLFNLLGPLLNPGRPTHQLLGVARPQVLDLMAEVLQLTGVQRAVVVCGSGGSSGGRFDEFTTFGPAEVVWVGGEQLVHTELDPYEFGFPRHAPGDVAVHSKEEAVDAVKNLLSGKGPQAMQDMVALNLGVALHILEEGLGLSESFDKARAAVAQGAAARYAG from the coding sequence ATGGCGCAACCATTCAGTGAAATACTCGAACAGCTCGCCCAGCGACAGAACCTGGACGACGACCAGGCGGCCGCGGCCTTTGCCATGCTGCTGTCCGGCGAGCTCACCCCGGCGCAGTCCGGCGCCATGCTCATGGGCCTGCGCGCCAAGGGGGAGACCGCACGCGAGGTGGCCGCCGCGGTGAACGCCGCCCTGGCCGAGGCGCGCATGGTCACAGGACTCGAAGGCATCCGCATAGACACCTGCGGCACCGGTGGCGATCACTCCAATTCCTTCAACTGCTCCACCACGGTGGCGCTTTATCTGGCCGCTTTGGGTTATCCTGTGGTCAAGCACGGCAATCGCTCGCTCACCAGCTTCTCGGGCAGCGCGGATATCGTGGAAGCGCTCGGCCTGCCCATGCATGACAACCCGGATGACGTGACGCGCACGCTGCAGGAAGAGACGTTCACCTTCCTCTTCGCGCCGCACTTCCACCCGGCGTTCAAGCATATCATGCCCGTACGCAAGGACATGGCCATCCGCACCTTGTTCAATCTGCTGGGTCCGCTGCTCAACCCGGGCCGGCCCACGCACCAGCTTCTCGGCGTGGCCCGGCCGCAGGTCCTGGACCTCATGGCCGAGGTGCTGCAACTTACCGGCGTGCAACGCGCCGTGGTGGTTTGCGGCTCCGGCGGGTCGTCCGGAGGCCGATTCGACGAGTTCACCACATTCGGTCCGGCCGAGGTAGTCTGGGTGGGTGGGGAGCAACTCGTGCACACGGAGCTTGATCCTTACGAGTTCGGCTTCCCCAGACACGCACCCGGGGACGTGGCCGTGCACAGCAAGGAAGAAGCCGTGGACGCGGTGAAAAATCTGCTCTCGGGCAAAGGGCCGCAGGCCATGCAGGACATGGTCGCGCTCAACCTGGGCGTGGCTCTCCACATCCTGGAAGAGGGGCTCGGCCTGTCCGAGAGCTTCGACAAGGCCCGCGCCGCCGTGGCGCAGGGTGCGGCCGCCAGGTATGCGGGTTGA
- the pheA gene encoding prephenate dehydratase, which translates to MGGHYEFEPESPQAFDGAVEKLTGLRESIDTLDKELLRLLNQRAALSLEVGRIKAGSSDLVFKPFREKEVLANLAAANPGPLPETHLRAIYREIFSSSRALQRPQRVSYLGPEGTFSYFAGVQFLGRAVDFLPEPDIPSVFKAVASGRAELGIIPLENSLQGTVGQSLDHFLQQKVYIQSEIFCRISHSLLGRSGPLSSVRTVYSHPQPLAQCSGWLRSMLPHANVVPMESTAAAAKRVAEIEEEGAAAIGHSGLASILGLDILASGIEDLGDNWTRFVLIAGSPSDASLSRAARDKTSMLFTVPDKPGSLVGVLATLAKSGINMKKLESRPMRGETWKYVFFVDVECDLEQDAYAETLKELEHACHSLRILGSYPSGPYLDVTGQTADKESAA; encoded by the coding sequence ATGGGCGGCCACTACGAATTCGAACCCGAATCCCCCCAGGCCTTTGACGGGGCCGTGGAGAAGCTGACCGGGCTACGAGAATCCATAGACACGCTGGACAAAGAACTGCTCCGGCTGCTCAACCAGCGCGCGGCGCTCTCCCTGGAAGTGGGCCGTATCAAGGCCGGCTCAAGCGATCTCGTGTTCAAGCCGTTCCGCGAGAAGGAAGTCCTGGCAAATCTCGCGGCCGCCAACCCCGGTCCTCTTCCTGAGACGCACCTGCGCGCCATATACCGAGAAATCTTTTCATCATCGCGGGCGCTCCAGCGGCCCCAGCGCGTCTCGTATCTTGGCCCCGAAGGCACCTTCTCTTACTTCGCCGGCGTCCAGTTTCTTGGACGCGCCGTGGATTTTCTGCCCGAGCCGGACATCCCGTCCGTGTTCAAGGCCGTGGCTTCCGGCCGCGCCGAGCTGGGCATCATCCCCCTGGAAAACTCGCTGCAGGGCACCGTGGGCCAGAGCCTCGACCACTTTCTGCAACAGAAGGTCTACATCCAGTCGGAGATTTTCTGCCGCATCAGCCACAGTCTGCTCGGCAGGTCCGGTCCGCTCTCCTCTGTGCGCACGGTCTACTCCCACCCGCAGCCCCTGGCCCAGTGCTCCGGATGGCTGCGCTCCATGCTGCCGCACGCCAATGTCGTGCCCATGGAATCCACGGCCGCCGCAGCCAAGCGCGTTGCCGAGATCGAAGAGGAAGGCGCCGCCGCCATCGGCCATTCGGGTCTGGCGTCCATTCTTGGCCTGGACATCCTGGCCTCGGGCATCGAGGACCTGGGCGACAACTGGACCCGCTTCGTGCTCATCGCAGGGTCGCCCTCGGACGCGTCCCTGTCCAGGGCCGCGCGCGACAAAACCTCCATGCTGTTCACCGTTCCGGACAAGCCCGGCTCCCTGGTGGGCGTGCTCGCCACACTGGCCAAGAGCGGCATCAACATGAAGAAGCTGGAATCGCGGCCAATGCGCGGCGAAACCTGGAAATACGTGTTCTTCGTGGATGTGGAATGCGACCTGGAACAGGACGCCTATGCCGAAACGCTCAAAGAACTTGAACACGCCTGCCATTCCCTGCGCATCCTCGGCAGCTATCCCAGTGGACCGTACCTCGACGTTACAGGTCAAACCGCCGACAAGGAGAGCGCAGCATGA
- a CDS encoding 2-amino-3,7-dideoxy-D-threo-hept-6-ulosonate synthase, which translates to MRIGKAIRRERIFNRDTKRTIIVPLDHGISIGPVHGLVDLRETVNSVAEGGANAVLMHKGLVRCGHRTSGKDIGLVLHLSASTDVSPYPNAKTLVSSVREALKQGADAVSVHINLGDETERLMLKEVGEAAEEAADWGMPLLAMVYGRGPKIKDPFDPAVVAHCARVGQELGADIIKVAYSGDPDSFAKVVDACCVPVVIAGGPKLDSDRDLLTIVHDSVAAGGAGLSVGRNIFQHDDPAALCRALAGIVHDGRTVDEGMEILKGAK; encoded by the coding sequence ATGCGCATCGGAAAAGCCATCCGCCGCGAACGCATCTTCAATCGCGACACCAAGCGGACCATCATCGTTCCTCTCGACCACGGCATCTCAATCGGGCCGGTGCACGGTCTCGTGGATCTCCGGGAAACCGTGAACAGCGTGGCCGAGGGCGGCGCCAACGCCGTGCTCATGCACAAGGGCCTTGTGCGTTGCGGCCACCGCACCAGCGGCAAGGACATCGGGCTGGTGCTCCACCTTTCGGCCTCCACGGACGTCTCCCCCTACCCCAACGCCAAAACCCTGGTCTCCAGCGTGCGCGAGGCTCTGAAGCAGGGCGCTGACGCCGTGAGCGTGCACATCAATCTGGGCGACGAGACAGAGCGGCTCATGCTCAAGGAAGTGGGCGAAGCAGCCGAGGAAGCGGCCGACTGGGGCATGCCTCTGCTGGCCATGGTCTACGGCCGCGGTCCCAAGATCAAGGACCCCTTCGACCCCGCCGTGGTGGCGCACTGCGCCCGCGTGGGACAGGAACTGGGCGCGGACATCATCAAGGTGGCCTACTCGGGCGATCCGGACTCCTTCGCCAAGGTCGTGGACGCCTGCTGCGTGCCCGTGGTCATCGCCGGCGGCCCAAAGCTCGACTCGGACCGCGACCTGCTCACCATCGTGCACGACTCCGTAGCCGCTGGCGGCGCTGGCCTTTCCGTGGGCCGCAATATCTTCCAGCATGACGACCCGGCGGCGCTTTGCCGCGCACTCGCAGGCATCGTGCACGACGGCCGCACCGTGGATGAGGGCATGGAAATCCTCAAGGGAGCCAAGTGA
- a CDS encoding 3-dehydroquinate synthase II family protein: MKEIWFKAVPFDKKLVTLALESGVDGIIVEQSKKKDVAALGRTNVVSPEEFTDVCLKAKEDEETAVSSLRDGKKVVLTTGWEIIPVENILAQSDGLGVEVSSLDQALLAAGILEHGVDFLVVLPEAAPELKDIVSQIKLAQGMVQLQTATVTAVEAAGLGHRVCVDTLSMLKRGQGMLVGNSSAFTFLVHAETESNPYVAARPFRVNAGAVHAYALMPGDKTSYLEELTSGREVLVVSADGSTSIATVGRSKVEVRPMLLIRARLEDGTEGAIFLQNAETIRLVTPAGEPVSVVNLQEGDQVLVKADAAGRHFGMRIREDIKEA; encoded by the coding sequence ATGAAAGAGATATGGTTCAAGGCCGTGCCCTTCGACAAGAAGCTCGTGACTCTGGCCCTCGAGTCTGGAGTGGACGGGATCATCGTGGAGCAATCCAAAAAGAAGGACGTCGCAGCGCTCGGCCGCACCAATGTCGTCTCCCCCGAGGAATTCACCGACGTATGCCTGAAAGCCAAGGAAGACGAGGAAACCGCCGTGAGCTCCCTGCGCGACGGTAAGAAGGTTGTGCTCACCACGGGCTGGGAGATCATCCCGGTGGAAAATATCCTGGCCCAGTCCGACGGCCTCGGCGTGGAGGTTTCCTCCCTGGACCAGGCCCTGCTCGCCGCCGGCATCCTCGAACACGGGGTGGACTTTCTCGTGGTGCTGCCCGAGGCCGCCCCTGAACTCAAGGACATCGTGTCCCAGATCAAACTCGCACAGGGCATGGTACAGTTGCAGACGGCCACCGTCACCGCAGTGGAAGCCGCCGGCCTGGGCCACCGCGTCTGCGTGGACACCCTCTCCATGCTCAAGCGCGGCCAGGGCATGCTCGTGGGCAACTCCTCGGCCTTCACGTTCCTGGTCCATGCGGAAACCGAGTCCAACCCCTACGTGGCGGCTCGGCCGTTCCGCGTCAACGCCGGCGCCGTGCACGCCTACGCGCTCATGCCCGGCGACAAGACTTCTTATCTGGAAGAGCTCACCTCCGGCCGCGAGGTACTCGTCGTCTCGGCCGACGGCTCCACTTCCATCGCCACCGTGGGCCGATCCAAGGTGGAGGTCCGGCCCATGCTGCTCATCCGCGCCAGACTCGAAGACGGCACAGAGGGCGCGATATTCCTCCAGAACGCGGAAACCATCCGGCTGGTGACCCCGGCGGGAGAGCCCGTGAGCGTTGTGAACCTCCAGGAGGGCGACCAGGTCCTCGTCAAGGCGGACGCCGCTGGCCGGCACTTCGGCATGCGTATCCGCGAAGACATCAAGGAAGCATGA
- a CDS encoding anthranilate synthase component II codes for MFLLIDNFDSFTYNLVQAFQKNGLNPEVIRNDRPELLELAGSGKLEMVCISPGPSHPRNAGLCLEFLAKLPHEVPVLGVCLGHQILGHFAGATVDVGPRIMHGKVSDIRHAGEGIFTGMPNPMTVGRYHSLLVAAEEAPDLLEVTAETPEGEVMGLRYKDRPWAGVQFHPESVLTPEGPEMLKNFPSKLL; via the coding sequence ATGTTTTTGCTCATCGATAATTTCGACTCCTTCACCTACAACCTGGTGCAGGCCTTCCAGAAGAACGGCCTGAACCCGGAGGTGATCCGCAACGACAGGCCCGAGCTCCTGGAACTCGCCGGCTCCGGCAAACTGGAGATGGTCTGCATCTCACCCGGCCCATCGCACCCGCGCAACGCCGGCCTGTGCCTGGAATTCCTGGCAAAGCTGCCGCATGAAGTGCCGGTGCTCGGCGTGTGCCTGGGCCATCAGATTCTCGGCCACTTCGCCGGCGCCACCGTGGACGTGGGGCCGCGCATCATGCACGGCAAGGTCTCGGACATCCGCCACGCGGGCGAAGGCATCTTCACGGGCATGCCCAACCCCATGACCGTGGGCCGCTACCACTCCCTGCTCGTGGCCGCCGAGGAAGCCCCGGACCTGCTGGAGGTCACGGCCGAAACGCCCGAGGGCGAGGTCATGGGCCTCCGGTACAAGGACCGCCCCTGGGCCGGCGTGCAGTTCCACCCGGAATCCGTGCTCACACCGGAAGGCCCCGAGATGCTGAAGAACTTCCCGAGCAAGCTGCTGTAA
- a CDS encoding anthranilate synthase component I family protein: MSTITLRQTGKWLPADVETPISLFLGYVGSKQGILLESAEVDGRLGRYSIIAWNYRLRLSAKNGKLEVAVRDQRLESLKELDGMDYLDGVREVMNRLDIQPDKDFADLPPICRGLVGYFGYGVAGMFEPKLASMLPPEQAESTLVLPGNVALFDHLFGKLCLLSLVEGVKVEMDTNRVYHSYDPPQIGPVQNVPEEIAYKKGVSRAKELITQGEAIQVVLSTRFQASFSGEPFVLYRQLRRVNPSPYMFFMRLPGVTLMGSSPELLVRCQDGELTTCPIAGTRPRGKDHAEDDALAAELLADPKERAEHVMLVDLGRNDLGRIATPGSVRVDKYMEIERFSHVMHITSYVKAMLAEGKDALDVLASAFPAGTVSGAPKVRAMEIIAELEGLSRGPYAGAIGWLGLDKNRVDMDTGITIRSLWVRDNMVHWQAGAGIVFDSDPDKEWQECQNKARVLYEILTAKGGRDVFAHR; the protein is encoded by the coding sequence ATGAGCACCATCACTCTGAGACAGACCGGTAAATGGCTCCCGGCCGACGTGGAGACGCCCATCAGCCTCTTCCTCGGCTACGTCGGATCCAAGCAAGGCATCCTGCTGGAAAGCGCCGAGGTTGACGGCAGGCTCGGCCGTTACTCGATCATCGCCTGGAACTACCGCCTGCGGCTCTCTGCCAAGAACGGCAAGCTGGAAGTCGCGGTGCGCGACCAGCGGCTGGAATCCCTTAAGGAACTCGACGGCATGGACTACCTGGATGGGGTGCGCGAGGTCATGAACCGTCTGGACATCCAGCCGGACAAGGACTTCGCCGACCTGCCGCCCATCTGCCGCGGCCTTGTCGGTTACTTCGGCTACGGCGTTGCCGGCATGTTCGAGCCCAAGCTGGCATCCATGCTGCCGCCGGAGCAGGCCGAGTCCACGCTGGTCCTGCCGGGCAACGTGGCCCTGTTCGACCACCTCTTCGGCAAGCTCTGCCTGCTTTCCCTGGTGGAGGGCGTGAAGGTGGAGATGGATACGAACCGGGTCTACCACAGCTATGACCCTCCGCAGATCGGCCCGGTGCAGAACGTGCCCGAGGAGATCGCCTACAAGAAGGGCGTGTCCCGCGCCAAGGAACTCATCACCCAGGGCGAGGCCATCCAGGTGGTTCTGTCCACCCGCTTCCAGGCATCGTTCTCCGGCGAACCCTTCGTGCTCTATCGCCAGCTGCGGCGCGTGAACCCGTCCCCGTACATGTTCTTCATGCGGCTACCAGGCGTCACGCTCATGGGCTCGTCGCCCGAACTGCTGGTGCGCTGCCAGGATGGCGAACTGACCACCTGCCCCATCGCCGGCACGCGGCCCCGCGGAAAGGACCACGCCGAGGATGACGCCCTGGCCGCAGAGCTGCTGGCCGATCCCAAGGAACGCGCCGAGCACGTGATGCTGGTGGACCTGGGCCGCAACGATCTGGGCCGCATCGCCACGCCCGGTTCCGTGCGCGTGGATAAATACATGGAAATCGAACGGTTCTCTCACGTGATGCATATCACCTCCTACGTGAAAGCCATGCTCGCCGAGGGCAAAGACGCCCTGGACGTGCTGGCCTCGGCTTTTCCGGCCGGCACCGTCTCCGGCGCGCCCAAGGTGCGTGCCATGGAGATCATCGCCGAGCTGGAAGGCCTTTCCCGCGGTCCATACGCCGGGGCCATCGGCTGGCTCGGTCTCGACAAGAACCGCGTGGACATGGACACAGGCATAACAATCCGCTCCCTGTGGGTGCGCGACAACATGGTCCATTGGCAGGCAGGCGCAGGCATCGTCTTCGATTCCGACCCGGACAAGGAATGGCAGGAATGCCAGAACAAGGCGCGCGTGCTGTACGAAATCCTCACCGCCAAGGGAGGCCGTGATGTTTTTGCTCATCGATAA
- the aroA gene encoding 3-phosphoshikimate 1-carboxyvinyltransferase: protein MSTHTHPTSVKAPASKSMSHRALMAAALADGESHLYNILDSDDLTRTADALRESGASIAPLTALEPGAYAVLGQPEGPDGSPDEDNPTQINVAESGTTCRLITGVLAAGRGSFRVHGKGRMHERPIRALAESLETLGVRFKYEGSPGCPPFVLTTGGISGREVAVDISESSQFLSGLLLAAPLADGPLTISLAGEKTVSWPYVSLTLQVLEDFGIPFTVEVDHDSGWNAVDDWRQIRAAVPGRVRFRMEPATYRARKYVVEGDWSNASYFLAAGAVGPALVRVRGLHKESLQGDSAIIDILRDMGAEITWDKDTVTVEPRHLHGITRNMAESPDIVPTVAVLAAMADTPTKITGVAHLRIKESDRLAACAQEISKVGASVLLLDDGLAITPKPIPQQLRHEGVDFSSHGDHRIAMSLSLFERVGLPVRFDDPSVVGKSFPGFWDAWDTLRHGGGA from the coding sequence ATGAGCACCCATACCCACCCGACCAGCGTCAAGGCGCCGGCTTCCAAATCCATGTCCCACCGCGCCCTCATGGCCGCTGCCCTGGCCGACGGCGAGTCGCATTTGTATAACATTCTGGACTCCGACGACCTCACCCGCACCGCCGACGCCCTGCGCGAATCCGGCGCATCCATTGCGCCGCTCACCGCCCTGGAGCCCGGCGCCTATGCCGTGCTTGGGCAGCCGGAAGGCCCGGACGGCTCTCCGGACGAGGATAATCCCACCCAGATAAACGTGGCCGAATCCGGCACCACCTGTCGGCTCATCACCGGCGTTCTTGCTGCGGGGCGAGGCTCCTTCCGCGTACACGGCAAGGGCCGCATGCACGAACGTCCCATCCGCGCCCTGGCCGAATCCCTGGAAACCCTTGGCGTGCGCTTCAAGTACGAGGGCTCACCGGGCTGTCCGCCTTTCGTTCTCACCACGGGAGGAATCTCCGGCCGCGAGGTGGCCGTTGATATTTCGGAATCCAGCCAGTTCCTTTCCGGTCTGCTGCTGGCCGCCCCCCTGGCCGACGGACCGCTGACCATCTCCCTGGCCGGCGAGAAGACCGTGTCCTGGCCCTACGTCTCCCTCACCCTCCAGGTGCTGGAAGACTTCGGCATCCCCTTCACGGTTGAGGTCGATCACGATTCCGGCTGGAACGCCGTGGACGACTGGAGGCAGATCCGCGCCGCCGTGCCGGGCAGGGTCCGCTTCCGCATGGAACCTGCGACCTATCGGGCGCGCAAGTACGTGGTGGAGGGCGACTGGTCCAACGCCTCCTACTTCCTGGCGGCGGGCGCCGTTGGGCCGGCGCTGGTGCGCGTGCGCGGTCTGCACAAGGAGTCCCTGCAGGGAGACTCCGCGATCATCGACATCCTCCGGGACATGGGCGCGGAGATCACCTGGGACAAGGACACCGTGACCGTTGAGCCCAGGCACCTGCACGGCATCACGCGCAACATGGCCGAGTCGCCGGACATCGTGCCCACGGTGGCCGTGCTCGCCGCCATGGCCGACACCCCCACCAAGATCACCGGAGTCGCCCATCTGCGCATCAAGGAGAGCGACCGCCTGGCCGCCTGCGCCCAGGAGATCAGCAAGGTCGGCGCATCGGTGCTGCTGCTGGACGACGGCCTCGCGATCACGCCAAAGCCCATCCCGCAGCAGCTCAGACACGAGGGCGTGGACTTCTCCTCCCACGGCGACCACCGCATCGCCATGAGCCTGTCGCTTTTCGAGCGCGTGGGCCTGCCTGTGCGGTTCGACGATCCCTCCGTGGTCGGCAAGTCCTTCCCTGGCTTCTGGGATGCGTGGGACACCCTTCGCCATGGGGGAGGGGCTTAG
- a CDS encoding 2-amino-3,7-dideoxy-D-threo-hept-6-ulosonate synthase: MLLGKGVRQERIFNRNTGRTIIVPMDHGVSVGPIYGLVDFKGTVNKVADGGANAVLMHKGLPRCTHRGYGRDIGLIVHLSASTSISPFPNAKTLVGTVEDAIRLGADAVSLHVNLGDETEPRMLEDLGRVCSTAAGWGMPVLAMMYARGKHVENEYDPKVVRHCARVGVELGADIIKVVYTGDIESFHAVVESCCVPVVIAGGEKLESTRDLIQMVHDSIQAGGAGLSVGRNVFQHENPTRLCQALNGVVHEDWDVEQAMELIEQDEQ; this comes from the coding sequence ATGCTTCTCGGAAAAGGCGTGCGCCAGGAACGAATCTTCAACCGGAACACCGGCAGAACCATCATCGTCCCCATGGACCACGGCGTCTCTGTCGGACCCATCTACGGTCTCGTCGACTTCAAGGGAACAGTCAACAAGGTTGCGGACGGCGGCGCCAACGCCGTGCTCATGCACAAAGGCCTGCCCCGCTGCACCCACCGCGGCTACGGCCGCGACATCGGACTCATCGTCCATCTTTCCGCATCAACCAGCATCTCTCCATTTCCCAACGCAAAAACCCTGGTCGGCACGGTGGAAGACGCAATCCGCCTGGGAGCCGACGCCGTATCCCTGCACGTGAACCTCGGTGACGAGACCGAGCCCAGGATGCTCGAGGATCTCGGCCGGGTCTGTTCCACGGCCGCCGGGTGGGGCATGCCCGTGCTCGCCATGATGTACGCCCGAGGCAAGCACGTGGAGAACGAGTACGACCCAAAGGTAGTCCGCCACTGCGCCCGCGTGGGTGTGGAACTCGGCGCGGACATCATCAAGGTGGTCTACACAGGCGACATCGAATCCTTCCATGCCGTGGTGGAGTCCTGTTGCGTCCCGGTGGTCATCGCCGGCGGCGAGAAGCTGGAGTCCACGCGCGACCTCATCCAGATGGTCCACGACTCCATCCAGGCAGGCGGCGCTGGCCTTTCCGTGGGCCGCAACGTGTTCCAGCACGAGAACCCCACCCGCCTCTGCCAGGCCCTCAACGGCGTGGTGCACGAGGACTGGGACGTGGAGCAGGCCATGGAACTCATCGAGCAGGACGAACAATAA
- a CDS encoding prephenate dehydrogenase/arogenate dehydrogenase family protein: protein MGALFAQRAHTAGTEVHELDKPLAGPALEAVGQADLVLLCVPLGAIEPVLEDIAPRLKPDTVLADIVSVKVKPLKAMLRAHAGPVVGTHPLFGPLPPDEARVAMTPSGRSADETACERVEAWMRSLGFKTFRTTAEKHDKAMAMVQGLNFVTTIAYLAAMADQEIAPYLTPSFDRRLEAAQKMVTQDAELFETIFEANPFSQDAVRRYRNFLHVAAGGDLDLLVERAQWWWRENKI, encoded by the coding sequence ATGGGTGCGCTCTTCGCCCAGCGCGCGCACACGGCCGGAACCGAGGTGCACGAGCTGGACAAGCCCCTTGCCGGGCCTGCGCTGGAGGCCGTGGGCCAGGCCGACCTCGTGCTGCTCTGCGTACCCCTGGGCGCCATCGAACCCGTGCTCGAAGACATCGCCCCGCGGCTGAAGCCTGACACCGTGCTCGCGGACATCGTTTCCGTGAAGGTCAAACCGCTCAAGGCCATGCTCCGCGCCCATGCCGGCCCGGTGGTGGGCACGCATCCCCTGTTCGGCCCCCTGCCGCCGGACGAGGCGCGCGTGGCCATGACCCCTTCAGGCCGTTCTGCGGACGAGACGGCCTGCGAGCGCGTGGAAGCCTGGATGCGCTCTCTCGGCTTCAAGACCTTCCGCACCACCGCGGAAAAACACGACAAGGCCATGGCCATGGTCCAGGGCCTCAACTTCGTCACCACCATCGCCTACCTTGCGGCCATGGCCGACCAGGAAATCGCGCCGTACCTCACTCCGTCGTTCGATCGTCGGCTTGAGGCGGCGCAGAAGATGGTGACCCAGGACGCCGAACTCTTCGAAACTATTTTTGAGGCGAACCCGTTCAGCCAGGACGCGGTGCGCCGTTACCGCAACTTCCTCCACGTGGCCGCCGGCGGCGATCTCGATCTGCTCGTCGAGCGTGCCCAGTGGTGGTGGCGGGAAAACAAGATCTGA